Proteins encoded within one genomic window of Acidiferrobacter thiooxydans:
- a CDS encoding DUF1348 family protein, whose product MEIKTFGPPFTENSALLKVRLAEDLWNSRDPDRVVQAYTHDTVWRNRAEFPVGREAVRAFLQRKWARELEYRLIKELWGFRDNRLAVRFAYEWHDDSGVWYRSYGNELWEFDGQGLMARRLASINDLPILVSDRKYHWPLGRRPDDHPSLSALGL is encoded by the coding sequence ATGGAGATTAAAACGTTCGGCCCCCCATTTACCGAAAACAGCGCCCTTCTCAAGGTGCGACTAGCTGAGGACCTCTGGAATTCTCGCGACCCGGACCGCGTCGTGCAGGCCTATACACACGATACCGTTTGGAGAAACCGCGCGGAGTTTCCGGTGGGGAGAGAGGCGGTACGCGCGTTCCTGCAACGAAAGTGGGCCCGCGAGCTCGAGTACCGCCTGATCAAAGAATTGTGGGGTTTCCGCGACAATCGCCTCGCGGTGCGATTTGCCTATGAATGGCATGACGACTCGGGGGTCTGGTATCGCAGTTATGGTAATGAACTCTGGGAGTTCGATGGTCAAGGCTTGATGGCTCGGCGCCTTGCCAGCATCAACGACCTGCCGATCTTGGTATCCGATCGGAAGTATCACTGGCCCCTGGGACGTAGACCGGACGATCACCCGAGTTTAAGCGCGCTCGGCCTATAG
- a CDS encoding ArsR/SmtB family transcription factor produces MDDAVALSQIAQLLAVPTRAAILLALADGRALPVSELAYRAGINTSTTSAHLARFVKAGLLRVEVCGRYRYYCLASPRVMEAAEDLFAVHGAPLLSRESRPDEPKVAPLRSARLCYDHLAGRLGVALSDRPLCHSSCRLH; encoded by the coding sequence ATGGATGATGCCGTAGCCTTAAGCCAAATCGCCCAACTGCTGGCGGTGCCAACGCGAGCAGCGATCCTATTGGCGTTGGCCGACGGGCGGGCGCTGCCGGTCTCGGAACTGGCCTATCGGGCGGGGATCAACACCTCGACTACGAGCGCGCATCTGGCGCGCTTCGTAAAGGCCGGCCTGTTGCGTGTCGAGGTCTGCGGCCGCTACCGCTACTACTGCCTGGCCTCTCCGCGGGTCATGGAGGCCGCCGAGGACCTGTTTGCGGTTCACGGAGCGCCGCTTCTGTCCCGGGAGAGCCGGCCCGACGAGCCCAAAGTCGCCCCGCTGCGCAGTGCACGCCTGTGCTATGACCATCTCGCGGGCCGTTTGGGGGTGGCACTGTCGGACCGCCCCCTGTGTCACAGTAGTTGCCGCCTCCATTAA
- a CDS encoding ATP-binding cassette domain-containing protein — translation MPGIAGALKHVVRPLYREITALSGISMQVGPGARVACVGPNGAGKSTLLKILTGVLVPSSGSVKVNGLVPSSDRVRNNRQIGAVFGHRTQLWWDLPVAESLSILAQMYGLSRAALERNVAWFDDMLGIGPLLARPARQLSLGERMRCDLAAALLHEPRVLFLDEPTIGLDVAVKNEVREFLKVTSLERNTTLVMASHDLGDIEGICERLIMIEKGGIVYDGPLAAVRERFGYEHMIEFQFSAAVPDAVKVAETLLGSYQGVFAEASTVHQLRIRFDNRIVSAGMIIHALAPSLPVRDVHIGTPDTESIIRSLYKRELRYEDL, via the coding sequence ATGCCGGGCATCGCAGGCGCCTTAAAGCATGTCGTACGTCCGCTATATCGTGAGATTACCGCTCTCTCTGGCATCAGCATGCAAGTGGGCCCAGGAGCGCGCGTAGCGTGTGTAGGTCCGAATGGCGCAGGTAAGTCCACGTTGTTAAAAATCCTAACGGGCGTGCTGGTACCTTCATCCGGATCCGTCAAGGTAAACGGATTGGTGCCATCGTCTGATCGAGTTAGGAACAACAGGCAAATTGGTGCTGTATTTGGGCATCGCACGCAGCTTTGGTGGGACCTTCCTGTGGCGGAATCTCTGAGTATCTTGGCGCAAATGTATGGTCTATCGCGTGCGGCGTTGGAACGCAATGTGGCGTGGTTCGATGATATGCTCGGCATTGGTCCTTTGCTCGCGCGGCCGGCGCGGCAACTTTCGCTGGGCGAGAGGATGCGTTGCGACTTGGCGGCGGCGCTCCTTCACGAACCGCGCGTGCTTTTTTTGGATGAGCCCACTATCGGGCTTGACGTCGCAGTAAAAAACGAAGTCCGCGAATTTCTGAAAGTAACAAGCCTCGAGAGAAACACGACACTGGTCATGGCTTCGCACGATCTCGGGGATATTGAGGGTATCTGCGAGCGCCTTATCATGATAGAGAAGGGCGGCATCGTCTACGATGGTCCGCTCGCCGCGGTGCGAGAGCGTTTCGGGTACGAGCATATGATTGAGTTCCAGTTTTCCGCGGCCGTGCCGGACGCCGTTAAGGTGGCGGAGACGTTGCTGGGATCTTATCAAGGAGTGTTTGCAGAAGCCAGTACGGTGCATCAATTGCGGATACGTTTCGATAATCGCATCGTGTCGGCCGGCATGATCATTCATGCTTTGGCACCTTCCTTACCGGTGCGAGATGTGCACATCGGGACTCCAGATACCGAAAGCATAATCCGAAGCTTGTATAAGAGAGAACTGCGATACGAGGATCTCTGA
- a CDS encoding flavin reductase family protein produces MHRIIEPSILYFGTPVILISTRNENGTYNVAPMSSVFWLGWHCMLGLAASSKTTQNMIQTGECVLNLVSVNEVAAVNRLALTTGSYPVPESKQCRGYRFESDKFGVAGLTSMPSDTVAAPRVRECPVQLEAIVEAVHSMAEKDSAERGRFIGIEVRILRIHADEEILMGGEQHRIDPDKWRPLMMSFQRLYGLGSPAYESVLATVPESVYGNPAEKGHPI; encoded by the coding sequence ATGCATAGGATCATTGAACCATCCATTCTGTATTTTGGTACACCGGTTATCCTTATTAGTACCCGCAATGAAAATGGGACTTACAATGTAGCGCCCATGTCATCGGTGTTTTGGCTTGGGTGGCATTGTATGCTGGGTTTAGCGGCGAGCTCAAAAACGACACAGAATATGATCCAGACAGGCGAATGCGTCCTCAACCTCGTCTCGGTGAATGAGGTAGCGGCAGTGAATCGCCTAGCGCTTACAACGGGCTCGTATCCTGTGCCCGAGAGTAAGCAATGCCGCGGATATCGGTTTGAAAGCGACAAGTTTGGGGTCGCGGGCTTGACGTCCATGCCGTCTGATACGGTTGCAGCGCCGCGTGTACGGGAATGCCCGGTGCAACTCGAAGCCATTGTGGAAGCGGTACACAGTATGGCCGAAAAAGACAGTGCCGAACGGGGGCGCTTTATCGGTATCGAGGTGCGGATCCTGCGCATACATGCGGATGAAGAAATCCTTATGGGTGGCGAGCAGCATCGGATTGATCCCGATAAGTGGCGTCCCCTTATGATGAGCTTCCAGAGATTGTATGGGCTGGGCTCGCCGGCGTATGAATCGGTATTGGCGACGGTCCCGGAGTCTGTCTATGGTAATCCGGCCGAAAAGGGACACCCTATTTGA
- a CDS encoding methylated-DNA--[protein]-cysteine S-methyltransferase — protein sequence MSDYERIAKAIAFIVSHAGRQPGLADMAAHVNLSPFHFQRLFCRWAGITPKRFLQVLTVENAKLLLCGAKSVLEVSDAVGLSSGSRLYDHFIHLEAATPGEYQMGGAGLTIDYAIHDTPFGAAFIALTPRGICTLAFLDSTGADEEVDALRNKWPHAQVRADIGRTQPVLAAMFSRKQQQDRPLSLYVSGTNFQVSVWKALLQIPEGRVVSYSQVAAAMGHPRAARAVGQAVGANPIAFLIPCHRVIQESGDLGGYRWGSTRKRVIQMWEAARYEE from the coding sequence ATGTCGGATTATGAGCGCATCGCAAAAGCCATCGCGTTTATTGTAAGCCATGCGGGTCGCCAGCCAGGCTTGGCAGATATGGCTGCACACGTCAATCTGAGCCCGTTTCACTTTCAGCGCTTATTTTGTCGGTGGGCCGGTATTACGCCCAAGAGGTTTTTGCAAGTGTTGACGGTAGAGAACGCAAAACTGCTGCTGTGCGGTGCGAAATCCGTACTGGAAGTATCAGACGCGGTGGGTCTGAGTAGCGGTTCACGTCTTTATGATCACTTTATTCATCTTGAGGCGGCTACTCCTGGCGAATATCAGATGGGGGGCGCCGGGTTAACGATCGACTACGCTATACACGATACGCCGTTCGGGGCCGCCTTTATTGCACTTACGCCCCGCGGGATTTGCACATTGGCCTTTCTGGATTCGACGGGAGCCGATGAAGAGGTCGATGCTCTGCGGAATAAATGGCCTCATGCGCAGGTGCGCGCCGATATTGGCCGCACACAACCGGTACTTGCGGCGATGTTCAGCCGGAAACAACAACAGGATCGACCTTTGTCTTTGTATGTTTCAGGTACGAACTTTCAGGTGAGTGTTTGGAAGGCATTGCTGCAGATACCAGAGGGGAGGGTCGTGAGCTATTCACAGGTCGCTGCAGCTATGGGTCATCCCCGTGCGGCAAGAGCGGTGGGGCAAGCGGTGGGTGCAAACCCCATTGCCTTTCTTATCCCTTGTCATCGCGTGATTCAAGAAAGTGGCGATCTGGGTGGGTATCGTTGGGGATCGACCCGAAAGCGCGTTATTCAAATGTGGGAAGCGGCACGGTACGAGGAGTAG
- a CDS encoding TetR/AcrR family transcriptional regulator, whose protein sequence is MAIHKTAHPVSESRRPARERILLTAHDLFYREGIRGTGIDRIIAESGVTKVTFYRHYPSKNALIEAYLDYRHGQWMDWFQDALRRHGGGVEAIVPALQEWFTKPDFRGCAFINTMGEMGAALPETVQWLQRHKASIRKVIENLLPAGIGRKPTADAIALGIDGAVVRAAGGEIASALKGLSLLIVCLDRAYRYRQKNEGMGDGRPR, encoded by the coding sequence ATGGCCATTCACAAAACTGCCCATCCAGTATCCGAGAGTAGGCGGCCCGCACGGGAGCGGATTCTGCTCACGGCGCACGATCTTTTCTATCGGGAGGGTATTCGTGGCACGGGTATTGACCGCATCATTGCCGAGTCCGGCGTGACCAAGGTCACATTCTATCGTCACTATCCCAGCAAAAATGCTCTGATCGAAGCGTATCTTGACTATCGCCATGGGCAGTGGATGGATTGGTTTCAGGACGCCTTGAGACGGCATGGCGGTGGCGTGGAGGCCATCGTCCCGGCGCTGCAGGAATGGTTTACGAAACCCGATTTCAGGGGGTGTGCGTTTATCAACACTATGGGGGAGATGGGGGCCGCCTTGCCGGAAACCGTGCAGTGGCTACAACGGCACAAGGCTAGTATTCGAAAAGTGATCGAGAATCTACTGCCCGCCGGTATCGGGCGGAAGCCTACGGCGGACGCCATCGCCTTAGGAATAGACGGGGCAGTGGTGCGGGCTGCAGGGGGGGAGATAGCGTCTGCTCTGAAGGGATTGAGCCTGTTGATTGTTTGTCTCGACCGTGCCTACCGTTATCGGCAAAAAAATGAGGGCATGGGGGATGGCCGGCCACGATGA
- a CDS encoding ABC transporter permease, producing MTKWHFWRLYWRLIFLHVRAQLEFPLDFWVGVLGSALKQLTALVFLGVLFAHIPAIDGWNRWEVAFLFALVLIPQGLADIVAAGPWSLRVLVSQGGFDRILLRPAPPLLLILAQFANFHQGVATIVLGAALLVITSGHLHMVWGVASVIVFLGALGSGTVIIGAINLAANSYVFWEPTPTSALPFLFNNLIEVAKFPLSAYNNAFIRVMLTYVIPFGVISYYPGRMLLGKSAISAGAVLLTPAMAVVVAAVAYGMWKAGLARYQSSGH from the coding sequence GTGACCAAATGGCATTTCTGGCGACTGTATTGGCGTCTTATTTTTTTGCATGTGCGCGCCCAATTGGAATTCCCGCTTGATTTTTGGGTGGGGGTCTTGGGTTCTGCTTTAAAACAACTGACGGCCTTAGTGTTTCTCGGAGTGCTATTCGCGCACATTCCCGCGATCGATGGCTGGAACCGTTGGGAGGTGGCATTTCTCTTCGCCTTGGTGCTCATACCGCAGGGTCTTGCCGATATCGTCGCGGCAGGTCCCTGGAGCCTCCGTGTTCTTGTCAGTCAAGGGGGATTTGACCGCATTTTGCTGCGTCCTGCGCCCCCTCTGCTGCTAATTCTCGCCCAGTTCGCCAACTTTCACCAAGGAGTGGCCACCATCGTCCTTGGCGCCGCGTTGTTGGTGATTACCAGTGGCCACCTGCACATGGTATGGGGTGTGGCCTCGGTGATTGTGTTTTTGGGGGCACTGGGAAGCGGAACGGTTATTATCGGTGCCATCAACCTGGCCGCGAATAGTTATGTGTTTTGGGAGCCTACGCCAACCAGCGCTTTGCCTTTTCTTTTTAACAACCTGATCGAGGTGGCCAAATTCCCCTTAAGCGCCTACAACAACGCATTCATACGCGTGATGCTTACTTACGTCATTCCCTTCGGCGTCATCAGCTATTACCCGGGAAGAATGCTTCTCGGTAAATCGGCCATCAGCGCCGGTGCGGTTTTACTAACGCCCGCCATGGCTGTAGTCGTCGCGGCCGTAGCGTAC